The nucleotide sequence GGGCGGCACGTACTCGTGGCTCACGACCGAGGGCGACCAGGCGTATGAAGACCTGGACCTGGAAATCAGCGACCTGGACGTGATTTTCGCGTACCCGTGGCCGGACGAGGAGGCGGTGGTGTACGACCTGTTCGACTCCTACGCGGGCGTCGGGGCGGTGCTGGCGACGTACCACGGCAGCGCCGACTTCCGGCTCCGGCGGAAGGTGAGCGACCGACAAAAGGGACCGAAGCGAAAAAAGCCCCGTGACCGTTGACGCGCGCGTTCCATAGCCTAGATGTGCCGAAAATAGTTTCCAAAGCAGGAACTTCCGAACCGATATCGGGTCGTTTATATTAGGGAAGGCGTTTTTTCACTCAGAACCCACCACAATGGGTCCGATTCACGGGGACATCGAATGGGCTTGCGGATGCGTGTTCACGAGCGGGAGCCGATCGGCGCCGCTCTCCGGCGGTTCAAAAAACTGATCGAGCGCAGCGGGATGAAGGGTGAACTCCGCTCCCACGAGTATTACGAGAAGCCGTGCGAGGCCCGGCGCCGCAAGGAAGCCCGCCGCATGAACGCGATCCGCAAGGCCGCGAGCACGCCCCGCACCTGAACCGCCCACGTCCGAACTCTCGGCACTCGGTGAACCGTAGGCCCGTGAGGGCGGCGGGGCCGTATCAATTTTCTATTTTTCGCGCACCAAAATCATTCCGCGCTCCAGTGCGTGCCGCTCGCGTCGCGAGCGGTGCTGGACAAATTCGTTCGGTTCGGGCTCGTGCCCGCGAGTCGAACGAGCCGCGACCGCGAGGGAGCGGGAGGCGCCACCGCGAGAAACCGGAAACGACCAAGCTCTGCGTTCAACGCCAATCCCTGCAAATCCTTCCGCCCTCATTAGCCCTTCCTCTTGCTATGGGTATCGTGGGCGCCAATCGCGTTACTGCCAATCCATCAATGGCTCGTGCGGAGGCGCTCGTGACACCGTTTCGATTCGCGCTGACTGTTGGCTGTTTGCTGGCGATCGTACCCACTGCGTGGGGCGCGCCGGTCGTGGGGCAGGCCCAACCCGACCACCTCCCCTTCGGAACCGTGTGCGTGGGCGGGATCGCTGAAGGGAGTTTCCTGGTGTACGCTTCGGCCGACGACCCGAAACCGGTAGTAAAGGTCGAGGCCCCGAAGTTCGTGAAGGTACTCGGTACCGAGACCTACGCCCGACAAGCGGGTCTGGGGAACAACTTTACGTGTGTTGCGGTCGAGGTCGCGATCGAGACGGCCCGCGCGGGCGAATTTGAAGGCGAGATCAAGGTTACCGTTGGGGAGGTCACAACCAAGGTGCCGGTCTCGGCCGCTGTGAAGGCACGGAAGGTCGGGCAGACGCGGCTCCTGGTTGCCGGAACGCCGTTCGAGCGGGACTCGGCGGACAACGGGAAAATGTATAAGGCCTGGACCGACCTCGTTCGGGGCGCGGATCTGGACGCGAGTTACCTGCTCGTTCGCGCCAAGCAGCCGGTTCTCCGCGGTCTTGATTTGAGCAAGTACAACTGCGTCCTGTTGGACGCTCGTGCCCTCTTGGTGAAGACCGCGGACGATGTGCAACAGGTTCGGGCTTTTGCTAAAGCGGGCGGCCGCGTGGTCGTCACGACGAGCGCGTTCTTTGCGGGATCGGTTCCCGCGGCGAACGAGGTGCTAGACGGGACCGGCTTGGAACTCCTCGATCAAGAAGCACCGCGCGGACTGAAGAATGCGACCCCGAAGGCCGACGATTTCTCCGCCGAAGTGGTTAAGGCCGGCATCAAATCGACGACGTTCTTTCGGGCTTCACCGATCCGTGTGGAGAACGCCGGTCGGGTTCTCGTGAACGCGGTCGGTTTCGAGAAAGCGGGCTTGGGGTTCGTGGCAACAGCGAAAGTCGGAAAGGGAGAGATCACCGCCGTTGGTGTGCCGCTGTGGTGGTGGTGGGCCGCCGGGGAACGCGGGGAGGGCGCCGATAACGCGAAGTTGCTCCGCTGGCTCCTCGCCCCGCCGCTCGCCGGTTAGTTGGTTTCGCGCTCTGCACGGCGAGCCGCGACCGCAAGGAGCGGGAGGCGGCGGCTTGATGATTCCAGTTCAGTACACGGGGAGCCTAACCCCGCTCCCTTGCAGTCGCGGCTCGTTCGCGCTCCGCGACGATCACGGAATGAATTCGGGCGAGTTCACTTCGGATGCGCCTCCTCGTCAATCGGAGGAGGCTCTCACCCCACGATCAGCCGACCCACCTGGAACGTGACGAACGCCCCGCAGTACGCCAGGACCGTCATGTAGACGAAGGTGAACGCGGGCCAGAGCCAGCTCTTCGTTTCGCGCTGGATGACGGCGAGGGTCGCTGCGCACTGGCAGCACAGTGCGAAGAACACCATCAGCGACAGCGCGACCGGTACGCCGTACTTGCCGCGGACCGGGTCTTTCGACCAGTCGTCTTGCACGGCCTTCGTCAGCCCGGCGACCTTTTCCTTCGCTTCGTCGTCGGCGCCCGCGTCGCCGATCGCCTTCGTGTCCACTTCGCCCACGTCGTAGAGCAGCCCGAACGTGCCGACGATCACCTCGCGCGCCGGGAAGCTCGCCATCGCCGCGACGCCGATCTTCCAGTCCCACCCCAGCGGCTCGAATACGGGTTCCATCCACAACCCGGCCCGACCGAGGTAACTGCTCCGCTTCCACTCGCCGTTGAGTTTGTCGGGAGCCCCCGTCGCGCTTTCGAGCTTCTCCAGTTCCGCCTTTTCGCCCTCGGTCAGTTGAGCGGGCGCGGGTTCGTTTGCTTCGGGTTCCTTCTTGCTCGCCTCGTCCTTCTCCTTGAGTTCCTTGAGCCGGTCCGCGCTCTCCTTGACGGCGTCTTCGGCTTTCTCGATACGGTCCGGGTACGATTCGCCCTGTGCGTCGATGTACGGGAAATAGAGCAAGGCCCACACGAGCACCATCGCGGCCAGGATGATCGTGCCGGCGCGCAGGGTGAACGCCCAGCCCGCGCCCCCCATGCGCCGCAGTATCGAGGTGAATTTGGGGCGCCGGTAGCTCGGCAGTTCCATCACAAAAACCGG is from Gemmata palustris and encodes:
- the rpsU gene encoding 30S ribosomal protein S21, which translates into the protein MGLRMRVHEREPIGAALRRFKKLIERSGMKGELRSHEYYEKPCEARRRKEARRMNAIRKAASTPRT